The following proteins are encoded in a genomic region of Flammeovirga agarivorans:
- a CDS encoding VOC family protein, producing MSEKNFKPVPVISINHASMRVSNPKRMVEWLQGIFGFPIVARQGESVVFRVGDGPQYFSILGEATDKPGYTHFGFSVENFDPNEFIERLTALGYEQSIYPDPGKFTLRNRGTDKGGAVEGTPELFIGDPDGIIVQIQDEKYAGGSGLLGDVTYAVPEEAPTKGLVESIELNHCTLGVSNGAESLKFYQSIFDLPVDTYQGPTPVLRVGTGNASLVLYELSGPEAKGVKPRIDHTCFAVKDFDVNRIEKDLGEFGMNVLGQSWRATGPLQTYYTQRMPDRGGDANGDTKELYLTDFDNNVIQLQDIRYAGGCGALGDVRGTGVDKPFEPCGCGAH from the coding sequence ATGTCAGAAAAAAATTTCAAACCAGTACCAGTAATTTCAATTAATCATGCTTCAATGCGCGTATCAAATCCTAAAAGAATGGTGGAGTGGTTACAAGGCATTTTCGGTTTCCCGATCGTAGCCCGTCAAGGCGAGAGCGTAGTATTCAGAGTAGGCGATGGCCCTCAATATTTCTCTATTTTAGGAGAAGCAACGGACAAGCCGGGTTATACTCACTTTGGTTTCTCTGTAGAAAATTTTGATCCTAATGAATTTATTGAGCGTTTAACAGCTTTAGGTTATGAACAATCAATTTATCCAGATCCAGGTAAATTTACATTAAGAAACAGAGGAACGGATAAAGGTGGTGCAGTTGAAGGTACTCCTGAATTATTTATTGGTGACCCTGATGGAATTATTGTACAGATCCAAGATGAGAAATATGCCGGTGGTAGCGGACTTCTAGGCGATGTTACGTATGCTGTTCCTGAAGAAGCGCCAACAAAAGGATTAGTAGAGAGTATAGAATTAAACCACTGTACACTTGGAGTATCTAATGGAGCTGAGTCTTTAAAATTCTATCAAAGTATTTTTGATCTTCCAGTAGATACATATCAAGGTCCAACACCAGTATTAAGAGTAGGAACGGGTAATGCTTCATTGGTACTTTATGAATTAAGTGGTCCAGAAGCTAAAGGTGTGAAACCTCGTATCGACCATACTTGTTTTGCAGTGAAAGATTTCGATGTAAATCGTATTGAGAAAGATCTTGGAGAGTTCGGAATGAATGTTTTAGGTCAATCTTGGAGAGCGACAGGTCCATTGCAAACTTACTACACACAACGTATGCCTGACCGTGGTGGTGACGCAAATGGAGATACAAAAGAGTTATACCTTACAGATTTTGATAACAACGTCATTCAGCTTCAGGATATTCGCTATGCCGGTGGATGTGGCGCATTGGGTGATGTTCGTGGAACTGGTGTTGACAAGCCATTTGAACCTTGTGGTTGTGGTGCACACTAA
- a CDS encoding helix-turn-helix domain-containing protein, with product MEDKYTFETSEHTVHGSYEKFAKDLKGTWDGEELNIDTGWCTYKGHSFCFLEEMYVGIFELNSKKPITVKYEPDDGKTYISIRIGFTGSFFSKGDTKKFHNLGVFIYNSSQQFEIELPHGAKYEYVTIRFSVDFFNKFTRENANSKIKALFQNNTPWFHYLPLDVEIENFVRTIIANVDKDKRRDIYFFSKALDIVGIIQEKLEYESTNVKKNIHPEDLKAMMQLKDEYLSDFTEQPNLSELSDEFGMSISKLNRIFKSIFDQPILQFYKQQKVEEVYRQIIYTDKSLTEISMDLNFSDNAHMSNVFKKYYGYAPSELKDKKDTGKLK from the coding sequence ATGGAAGATAAATATACGTTTGAGACGAGTGAACACACAGTTCATGGAAGCTATGAAAAATTTGCCAAGGATTTAAAAGGTACTTGGGATGGTGAGGAACTTAATATAGACACAGGTTGGTGCACGTATAAAGGACATTCTTTCTGTTTTTTAGAAGAAATGTATGTAGGTATTTTTGAACTGAATTCTAAAAAACCAATTACCGTTAAATATGAACCTGATGATGGTAAAACTTATATCAGTATCAGAATAGGTTTTACAGGATCCTTCTTTAGTAAAGGCGACACCAAAAAATTTCATAATCTAGGCGTTTTTATCTACAATTCTTCACAACAATTTGAAATCGAACTTCCTCATGGAGCAAAATATGAATACGTTACTATCCGGTTTTCTGTTGATTTCTTCAATAAATTCACCCGAGAAAATGCCAACTCCAAAATCAAAGCTCTTTTTCAGAATAACACTCCTTGGTTTCATTACCTTCCGCTTGATGTAGAAATCGAAAACTTTGTGCGTACCATTATTGCGAATGTGGACAAAGACAAAAGAAGAGATATTTATTTTTTTAGTAAGGCATTAGATATTGTCGGTATTATCCAAGAAAAATTGGAGTATGAGAGTACAAATGTCAAAAAGAATATACATCCTGAAGATCTAAAAGCTATGATGCAATTAAAGGATGAATATCTCTCTGATTTTACTGAACAGCCTAATTTATCTGAGTTAAGTGATGAGTTTGGGATGAGTATTTCTAAGTTGAATCGTATTTTTAAATCGATTTTCGATCAACCTATTCTTCAATTTTACAAACAACAAAAGGTGGAAGAAGTCTACAGACAAATTATTTATACCGATAAAAGTTTGACTGAAATTTCTATGGATCTAAATTTTAGTGATAATGCCCATATGAGCAACGTTTTTAAAAAATACTACGGATATGCACCTTCTGAACTCAAAGACAAAAAAGACACTGGAAAATTAAAATAA
- a CDS encoding DUF2391 family protein, whose protein sequence is MNRKYHRINGKLYELFEILDEQGKILRTIDIPLKVEFRINDLLEIIVGASILAVPTAFTEEVWTMGDALPWLNTLILSSISIVFIASFVYYSSYKMKLKLFRKEYVIRIFSTFVLSVLIIGILLTVVDKCPWITDFSLAFKRTLIGAFPASLSATLTDQFGE, encoded by the coding sequence GTGAATCGGAAATATCATAGAATTAATGGAAAGCTTTACGAGTTATTTGAAATTTTGGATGAGCAGGGAAAGATACTTAGAACCATTGATATTCCACTTAAAGTTGAATTTAGAATCAATGATCTTTTAGAAATAATTGTGGGAGCTAGCATCCTTGCAGTTCCGACAGCATTCACAGAAGAAGTATGGACAATGGGTGATGCATTACCATGGCTAAATACTTTGATATTAAGTAGTATATCCATAGTCTTTATTGCTTCCTTTGTCTATTATTCATCCTACAAAATGAAACTAAAACTATTCAGAAAAGAATATGTAATTAGAATTTTCAGCACCTTTGTCTTATCAGTTTTAATTATTGGAATATTACTTACAGTGGTGGATAAATGTCCTTGGATAACAGATTTTAGTTTAGCATTTAAGCGAACTTTAATTGGTGCTTTTCCTGCTTCATTGAGTGCTACTTTAACGGATCAGTTTGGGGAGTAA
- the mnmE gene encoding tRNA uridine-5-carboxymethylaminomethyl(34) synthesis GTPase MnmE produces the protein MHHTIELDTIVALATVPGQSAIHVIRLSGPDAIKIVNKVFKGKDLEKQAGHTAHFGTIRDEEGVIVDEVLATIFYGPKSYTGENTVEVSCHGSQFIADQLLQLFMKVGARYAKAGEFTQRAFANGKLDLAQAEAVADLIAADSHASRDAAMQQMRGGFSRDIKALREKLIHFASMIELELDFSEEDVEFASRDELVELINELKRVIKALIDSFSMGNVLKNGVPTVIAGKPNAGKSTLLNALLNEEKAIVSDVAGTTRDFIEDEINIGGVTFRFVDTAGLRETQDRVEAIGVQRSYEKMKKASLIMYMFDAATSSIEDVKLEVDALEKLGVPYILVANKLDQLANGLATDFNEFSDHLIKISADQGTGVEELKERALHLVNLDKVQSGNTMVTNARHYQSLRETMKALDDVINGVEMGMTGDFLALDIRNALYHLGEITGEVTTDDLLENIFSKFCIGK, from the coding sequence ATGCATCATACGATAGAATTAGATACAATTGTTGCATTAGCAACAGTACCCGGTCAGTCTGCAATACATGTGATAAGACTTTCTGGTCCGGATGCGATTAAAATAGTAAACAAAGTATTTAAAGGAAAAGACCTAGAAAAACAGGCAGGACATACCGCTCATTTCGGAACGATTCGCGACGAAGAGGGCGTAATTGTTGATGAGGTTTTAGCTACAATTTTCTACGGTCCTAAATCATATACAGGTGAGAATACGGTAGAAGTATCTTGCCACGGTTCACAATTTATTGCAGACCAACTTCTACAACTTTTTATGAAAGTAGGAGCGAGGTATGCAAAAGCAGGTGAATTTACACAAAGAGCTTTTGCGAATGGCAAATTAGACCTAGCACAAGCAGAGGCCGTTGCCGACTTGATCGCAGCAGATTCACACGCTTCAAGAGATGCCGCAATGCAGCAAATGCGAGGTGGTTTTTCTCGAGATATCAAAGCGCTTAGAGAAAAGTTGATTCACTTTGCTTCAATGATAGAGTTGGAATTAGACTTCTCGGAAGAAGATGTGGAATTCGCTTCAAGAGATGAACTAGTAGAATTAATCAATGAATTGAAAAGAGTAATTAAAGCATTGATTGATTCTTTCTCTATGGGTAATGTCTTGAAGAATGGTGTACCTACTGTTATTGCAGGTAAGCCAAATGCGGGGAAATCAACCTTACTAAATGCATTACTGAATGAGGAAAAAGCCATAGTTTCTGATGTAGCAGGAACAACCAGAGATTTTATTGAGGATGAAATCAATATTGGAGGTGTTACTTTCCGTTTTGTCGATACTGCAGGGCTTAGAGAAACTCAAGATAGAGTCGAAGCGATTGGTGTGCAACGTTCTTATGAGAAGATGAAAAAAGCATCATTGATCATGTATATGTTTGATGCAGCAACTTCGTCAATTGAGGATGTAAAACTAGAAGTTGATGCATTAGAGAAGTTAGGGGTACCTTATATTTTGGTTGCTAACAAATTGGACCAATTGGCCAATGGGTTAGCTACTGATTTCAATGAATTCTCTGACCACTTGATCAAAATCTCAGCAGATCAAGGTACTGGTGTGGAAGAATTGAAAGAAAGAGCCTTACACTTGGTTAACCTTGACAAGGTTCAGTCTGGAAATACAATGGTTACGAATGCACGTCATTACCAATCACTTCGAGAAACTATGAAAGCATTAGATGATGTGATTAATGGTGTTGAAATGGGTATGACTGGAGACTTCTTAGCATTGGATATCCGAAATGCACTATACCACTTAGGTGAGATCACTGGTGAAGTAACTACCGACGATTTACTGGAGAATATCTTCAGTAAGTTCTGTATCGGTAAGTAA
- a CDS encoding type 1 glutamine amidotransferase domain-containing protein produces MINLKHLLIGLISLLMFQSCGSEKTSQSNTEAQPKKVLFVLTSHDQMGNTGEKTGFWIEEFATPYYFLKDQGVEITLASPKGGQPPFDPRSDADNAQTPSTKRFKADQEAQKQMANTLKLSAVKADDYDAIFYPGGHGPLWDLSTDKTSIALIESFYNAGKPVSAVCHAPAVFKETKAKDGSPLVKGKKVTGFSDEEEAAINLTEVVPFLVEDMLKENGGIYSRGDNWAAYAVEDGLLITGQNPASSELVAKKLLAKLTK; encoded by the coding sequence ATGATCAATTTAAAGCATTTATTAATCGGTCTTATCTCTTTATTAATGTTCCAATCTTGTGGTTCAGAAAAGACCTCTCAATCAAATACAGAAGCACAACCAAAAAAAGTTTTATTTGTACTTACTAGTCATGACCAAATGGGAAATACTGGTGAGAAAACAGGTTTCTGGATAGAAGAATTTGCCACTCCATATTACTTCCTAAAAGATCAAGGAGTTGAAATTACATTAGCATCACCAAAAGGAGGGCAACCGCCTTTCGATCCAAGAAGTGATGCAGACAATGCACAAACACCATCGACAAAACGTTTTAAAGCGGATCAAGAAGCACAGAAGCAGATGGCGAATACACTAAAATTATCTGCCGTAAAAGCAGATGATTATGATGCTATTTTCTATCCTGGTGGTCATGGACCCTTATGGGATTTATCAACTGATAAAACGTCCATTGCTTTAATTGAGTCTTTTTATAACGCAGGTAAACCTGTCTCTGCCGTTTGTCATGCTCCAGCAGTATTCAAAGAAACAAAGGCAAAAGATGGTTCACCTCTAGTAAAAGGAAAAAAAGTAACAGGTTTTTCAGATGAGGAAGAAGCAGCAATTAATTTAACTGAAGTTGTTCCTTTCTTAGTTGAAGATATGTTGAAAGAAAATGGAGGTATCTACTCTAGAGGAGATAATTGGGCTGCTTATGCAGTAGAAGATGGCTTATTAATTACAGGTCAAAATCCAGCGTCATCAGAGTTAGTAGCTAAAAAGTTATTAGCAAAACTGACAAAGTAG
- a CDS encoding Crp/Fnr family transcriptional regulator, giving the protein MEDLIKAAFNGVDLTEEEWQFIKDRIALQHFKKGDILLKEKDEVLTQYYVIEGCLRSFFIDTHEREHTLQFAIHDWWISDYTAYFDASTAILTIECIQDTTVLELSRITQKEVFEKIPKVESFFRDKLEHSFGAFQLRIINNLSKTAKEKYLDFLTSHKQIEKHIKNYHIASYLGITTESLSRIRRELAKQ; this is encoded by the coding sequence ATGGAAGATTTGATAAAAGCAGCTTTTAACGGAGTTGATTTAACTGAAGAGGAATGGCAGTTTATAAAGGATAGAATAGCACTTCAGCATTTTAAAAAAGGAGATATCCTCTTAAAGGAAAAAGATGAAGTTCTCACCCAATATTATGTGATAGAAGGCTGTCTCCGCTCTTTTTTTATTGATACTCATGAGAGAGAACATACTTTGCAGTTTGCAATCCATGATTGGTGGATAAGTGATTATACTGCTTATTTTGATGCATCAACAGCTATACTTACAATAGAATGTATTCAGGATACAACGGTTTTAGAATTATCAAGAATAACTCAAAAAGAGGTTTTTGAAAAGATTCCCAAAGTCGAGAGTTTTTTTAGAGATAAGCTAGAACATAGCTTTGGAGCTTTTCAACTGCGTATTATTAATAACCTTTCAAAAACAGCGAAAGAGAAATATCTGGATTTCCTAACATCGCATAAGCAAATCGAGAAGCATATTAAGAATTATCATATCGCATCTTACCTTGGAATCACTACAGAAAGCTTAAGTAGAATAAGAAGAGAACTAGCGAAGCAATAA
- a CDS encoding FecR family protein, giving the protein MPKLYVSTVDRKGKNFHEILEKRLTSNYKFIRIFMDKEINIDWTLIAECLGGDDQAVVKAKEVAAQDATFKSVLSEVTEIWNTAGSMEQGRRSRTNVEALDEKVDQIWQKILEIESEESEMAASLEENNSNVDQDVLDIWKASSSLGHKQRKEVSGEEMDAAMAKMLLRMSVDEKEEKPQNTTFKVEKNTAVSQGKKSMWNFQVRMAASVAVLLTVGFTLYFSLTGEADLKTFESGSDVALVELPDGTEVWLNKNSSITYPEEFASDSRQVTLKGDAFFDVHRNPQKPFSIITDKAKTTVLGTSFHLKENEVEVVTGKVRFEDKNSGDYVVLVKDEKGILSTEGVNKLTYDSHDALSLRQSNLVFQGNTLKEVTEVLSKAYGVDIVIENQNLEARKFTGTFNNKSIETVIEQVTEVIGCSSGVTEDGKVLLK; this is encoded by the coding sequence ATGCCTAAGCTTTACGTTTCTACTGTGGATCGAAAAGGTAAGAACTTTCACGAAATACTAGAAAAAAGATTAACGAGTAATTATAAATTTATCCGAATTTTTATGGATAAGGAAATTAACATTGATTGGACACTGATTGCTGAGTGTTTGGGCGGTGATGACCAAGCGGTTGTAAAAGCCAAAGAGGTTGCTGCTCAGGATGCTACTTTCAAAAGTGTTTTATCAGAAGTGACGGAGATCTGGAATACAGCAGGCTCCATGGAACAAGGCCGACGTTCGAGGACGAATGTTGAAGCTTTGGATGAAAAAGTAGATCAGATCTGGCAAAAGATTTTAGAAATCGAATCTGAAGAATCTGAAATGGCTGCTTCATTAGAAGAAAATAATTCTAATGTAGATCAGGATGTTCTTGACATCTGGAAAGCATCTTCTTCTTTGGGTCATAAACAAAGAAAAGAAGTTTCTGGAGAAGAGATGGATGCTGCTATGGCAAAAATGCTGCTTCGTATGAGTGTTGATGAGAAAGAAGAAAAGCCTCAAAACACCACTTTCAAAGTAGAAAAGAATACAGCTGTATCTCAGGGCAAGAAATCGATGTGGAACTTCCAAGTAAGAATGGCTGCTTCTGTGGCTGTATTACTAACGGTTGGTTTTACGTTGTACTTCTCTTTAACTGGAGAGGCTGATCTGAAAACATTTGAATCAGGAAGTGATGTAGCATTGGTTGAATTACCTGATGGTACTGAGGTATGGTTGAATAAAAACAGTTCAATTACCTACCCAGAAGAATTTGCTAGTGATTCAAGACAAGTGACTCTAAAGGGGGATGCGTTTTTTGATGTTCATCGAAATCCACAAAAGCCGTTTAGTATTATCACTGATAAAGCAAAAACGACTGTATTGGGAACATCTTTTCATTTGAAAGAAAATGAAGTAGAGGTAGTGACTGGTAAAGTAAGATTTGAAGATAAAAACTCGGGCGACTATGTTGTTTTAGTTAAAGACGAAAAAGGTATTCTGTCTACAGAAGGAGTTAACAAACTTACTTACGATAGCCATGATGCATTGTCTTTAAGACAGTCCAATTTAGTTTTCCAAGGAAATACTTTAAAAGAAGTGACAGAAGTATTGTCAAAAGCATATGGTGTTGATATAGTTATCGAAAACCAAAACTTAGAGGCAAGAAAATTCACAGGAACATTTAATAACAAATCAATTGAAACAGTTATTGAACAAGTAACTGAAGTAATTGGTTGTTCATCAGGTGTTACAGAAGATGGTAAAGTATTATTAAAATAG
- a CDS encoding RNA polymerase sigma-70 factor, producing the protein MSFENIEEGELIDLVKGGDRLAWEYITKEYYQAILNFINSMVHDWETAEELVQDIFVNFWTKRENLNINLSLKAYLYRAARNHTLNFIKRRNFEREYQRGVAERMEVSKNETEDAYHFSELEKRLTSAIEELPEKMREIFKMSRFEDLTYKEIAEALDIPVRTVHYQIGLALKQLREKLKGHADPSLMSFGGWAIIGLIIENLLEGKFF; encoded by the coding sequence ATGAGTTTTGAAAATATAGAAGAAGGCGAATTGATCGACTTAGTAAAAGGAGGAGATCGATTGGCTTGGGAATATATCACAAAGGAATATTATCAAGCGATTCTTAATTTTATTAACAGCATGGTCCACGATTGGGAAACTGCTGAGGAATTAGTGCAAGACATCTTTGTGAACTTTTGGACGAAGAGAGAAAACCTAAATATTAATTTATCTTTAAAAGCGTATTTATATAGAGCGGCAAGAAACCATACGCTCAATTTTATAAAAAGAAGAAACTTTGAAAGGGAATACCAAAGAGGGGTAGCCGAAAGAATGGAAGTTTCGAAAAACGAAACAGAAGATGCTTATCATTTTTCTGAATTAGAGAAAAGATTAACTTCTGCTATCGAGGAACTACCGGAAAAAATGAGAGAGATTTTTAAAATGAGCCGTTTTGAAGATCTAACTTATAAGGAGATTGCAGAAGCATTGGATATCCCTGTAAGAACAGTGCATTATCAAATCGGGTTAGCTTTAAAACAACTAAGAGAAAAGTTAAAAGGGCATGCAGACCCAAGTTTAATGTCGTTCGGTGGATGGGCAATAATTGGATTAATTATAGAAAATCTTCTTGAGGGGAAATTTTTTTAG
- the nth gene encoding endonuclease III, with protein sequence MTKQEKVQDIVNTLQTLYPNPPIPLDHKDPFTLLVAVALSAQCTDERVNKITPLLFAKADNPYDMMQLTVEEIKEIIKPCGLSPMKSKGIHGMSKIIVEKFDGKVPDNFEDLESLPAVGHKTASVVMSQAFGVPSFPVDTHIHRLMYRWGLSTGKSVTQTEKDAKRLFEEKDWNDLHLQIIYFGREYCPAQRHDPNTCPICSKHGRKSLFNAPAKKKKTKK encoded by the coding sequence ATGACAAAGCAAGAGAAGGTTCAAGATATCGTAAATACTTTACAGACTTTATATCCTAATCCACCTATTCCATTAGATCATAAAGACCCTTTTACATTATTAGTGGCTGTAGCATTATCTGCTCAATGTACAGATGAAAGAGTGAACAAGATTACACCCTTATTATTTGCAAAAGCTGACAACCCTTATGATATGATGCAGTTAACGGTTGAAGAAATTAAAGAAATCATTAAACCATGTGGATTATCTCCAATGAAGTCGAAAGGGATTCATGGAATGTCAAAGATTATTGTAGAGAAGTTTGATGGTAAGGTACCAGATAATTTTGAAGACCTTGAGTCACTTCCAGCAGTTGGGCATAAAACCGCTTCTGTAGTGATGTCACAGGCTTTTGGTGTTCCTTCTTTTCCGGTTGATACTCACATTCACCGTTTGATGTACCGATGGGGACTTTCTACAGGAAAAAGTGTTACCCAAACAGAAAAAGATGCCAAGCGATTATTTGAAGAAAAAGATTGGAACGACTTGCATCTACAAATCATTTATTTTGGTAGAGAGTATTGTCCGGCACAGAGACATGACCCTAATACCTGTCCTATTTGCTCGAAACATGGTCGAAAGTCCCTTTTCAATGCTCCTGCAAAAAAGAAAAAGACAAAGAAGTAA
- the nagB gene encoding glucosamine-6-phosphate deaminase — protein MNTTILNQQMMTDREFERLETLTFNTSADASVVIAHEIADLIRDKASKGENAVLGLATGSSPLKVYDELIRLHKEEGLSFKNVITFNLDEYYPMQPDSVHSYVRFMNENLFDHIDIQEKNIHIPDGTLAMEDVYAFCADYEAKIKQAGGLDLQILGIGRTGHIGFNEPGSTVNSRTRMVTLAAVTRIDAAPSFGGIENVPKRAITMGVKPIMKAKRIVMMAWGSGKAPIVKQMVEGNISMQVPATFLQNHDNTSVFLDEAASEQLTRVTTPWLVREVEWTPAMVKKAVVWLAYKAEKPILKLTTNDYLESGLDSLLSTKGSAYELNIEVFNMLQHTITGWPGGKPSADDSQRPERAEPAKKRVIIFSPHPDDDVISMGGTFQRLVDQGHEVHVAYQTSGNIAVSDDDARRYAMFTQSMMKNLGFDSAESRSKFKEITGFLDAKEDGDIDSFAVRQIKGQIRRDESIAACRYTGIPESQVHFLDLPFYETGKVRKNPVGEADIKIINEIISEIKPHQIYVAGDLADPHGTHRVCLDAIFASLEELKAEDYMKDCWVWMYRGAWHEWPIDEIEMAVPMSPEQVLKKRTAIFFHESQKDGVVFQGTDDREFWQRAEERNSDTAKLYNALGMAEYEAMEAFVRYHF, from the coding sequence ATGAACACTACAATTTTGAACCAACAAATGATGACAGACCGAGAGTTTGAACGTTTAGAAACACTTACTTTTAACACAAGTGCTGATGCATCAGTTGTTATTGCTCATGAGATCGCTGATTTGATCCGTGATAAAGCTTCAAAAGGAGAAAATGCTGTTCTAGGACTTGCTACAGGTTCTTCCCCTCTTAAAGTATATGATGAGTTAATTCGTCTACATAAAGAAGAAGGACTTTCATTTAAAAATGTGATCACTTTCAACTTGGATGAATATTATCCAATGCAACCTGATTCGGTACATTCATATGTTCGTTTCATGAATGAAAACTTATTCGATCACATCGATATTCAAGAGAAAAATATCCATATCCCTGACGGTACATTAGCAATGGAAGATGTATATGCTTTCTGTGCTGATTACGAAGCAAAAATTAAGCAAGCAGGTGGTTTGGATCTACAGATATTAGGTATTGGACGTACTGGTCACATTGGTTTTAACGAACCTGGTTCTACAGTAAACAGCCGTACTCGTATGGTTACTTTAGCTGCTGTGACTCGTATTGATGCTGCTCCATCATTTGGCGGTATCGAAAACGTTCCAAAACGCGCGATTACAATGGGTGTTAAGCCAATTATGAAAGCTAAGCGTATCGTAATGATGGCTTGGGGTTCTGGTAAAGCTCCTATCGTTAAACAAATGGTAGAAGGAAACATTTCAATGCAGGTTCCTGCAACATTCCTTCAGAATCACGATAATACTTCTGTTTTCCTTGACGAAGCAGCTTCTGAGCAGTTAACTCGTGTAACTACTCCTTGGTTAGTTCGTGAAGTAGAATGGACACCAGCAATGGTGAAAAAGGCTGTTGTTTGGTTGGCATACAAAGCTGAAAAGCCAATCTTAAAACTTACTACTAATGATTATTTAGAAAGCGGTCTTGATAGCTTGCTTTCAACAAAAGGTTCTGCATACGAATTGAATATCGAAGTATTCAACATGTTGCAGCACACAATTACTGGTTGGCCAGGTGGTAAGCCTTCTGCAGACGACTCACAACGTCCAGAAAGAGCTGAACCAGCTAAAAAACGTGTAATTATCTTCTCTCCACACCCTGACGATGATGTAATCTCAATGGGTGGTACTTTCCAACGTTTAGTGGATCAAGGACATGAAGTACACGTCGCTTACCAAACTTCTGGTAACATTGCCGTATCAGATGACGATGCGCGTAGATATGCAATGTTTACTCAGTCAATGATGAAGAACTTAGGTTTCGATTCTGCAGAGTCTAGATCAAAATTCAAAGAAATTACTGGTTTCTTGGATGCGAAAGAAGATGGAGACATCGATTCATTTGCAGTTCGTCAAATCAAAGGTCAGATTCGTAGAGATGAATCTATTGCAGCTTGTCGTTACACAGGTATTCCTGAATCACAAGTTCACTTCTTAGATTTACCATTCTATGAAACTGGTAAAGTTCGTAAAAACCCTGTAGGTGAAGCTGATATTAAGATCATCAATGAGATCATTTCAGAAATCAAACCTCACCAAATCTATGTGGCAGGTGATTTAGCCGATCCACATGGTACTCACCGTGTTTGTCTTGATGCCATCTTCGCTTCTCTTGAAGAGCTAAAAGCTGAAGATTACATGAAAGACTGTTGGGTATGGATGTATAGAGGCGCATGGCATGAGTGGCCAATCGACGAAATCGAAATGGCTGTTCCAATGTCTCCTGAGCAAGTGTTGAAAAAGCGTACAGCAATTTTCTTCCACGAGTCTCAAAAAGATGGTGTTGTATTCCAAGGTACTGATGACCGTGAATTCTGGCAAAGAGCGGAAGAGCGTAACTCAGATACTGCCAAGTTATACAATGCACTAGGTATGGCAGAATATGAAGCAATGGAAGCGTTTGTGCGTTACCATTTCTAA